The DNA window GAATAGGGCGCAACGGACTGTACATATTCCCGAAGCGCTGCGCGCTGATTGTCGAGGCCGTGAATGGTCAACTCCTCGAATTCGAACCCGTCCTGCCACCAGATCCATTTGACCGTGCGTTCGAGCGGCATCCGGCTAAGGTGCGACGCGGGGAATGAGTAACTCCAGTGCGAGTGTATGAGGTGGAACTTCTGGAGAAAACGAATCCGATTGCCTTCGATGTCGATCAACCAGCGGTGGTGTGACAGTCCTGCTAACCGAGGATGTTCCGCCCCGCGGCAGGTCTCCCATTCCCGTGACGGCACCTCCAAGTACCCGCGCTTCGCGACTCGGATAAGCTCGGAGCAGACCCAGAGCGGATCCCGCAGGTCCTCAAGAGTGTGCGAGCAGACTGCGAAATCAAATTGCTTGTCCGCGAACGGCCACCTTTCTCTCGCACAGATGTCTCGCTGGACCCAAGTGGCGGAGGAAAAGAACTCCTTATCGCCGCCTTGGTGAGTAGGGCCACCAAAAGTGCGGTAATAGCCGCGGGTCTCGTAAGGTTCAGCGTCCAAAATCCACTGAGCTCGGTTGAATGGACAGGCCCACCCACCGACATCCAAGACTAGATCAGTCCCGGCCAAGATCCCGACCAAACGGTCCGCGTTAGCCTGCAGCATTAGTACCTCGAAAGTTTCGTGCGGTATCTGCGGACAGTGAAGCGTTTGGTGCCTGCGGATCCGCGCACGAATGTTTGCGGAAGCGGATCAACCGGGTGGCATCCCATAGCGCAATCAAGAATGCGCAGTTTTTTGCTAATAGCCGCCACGGTTGATACGATAAACCGACATAGGTTCGGTATGCATCAATGATCCAGCGCGAGCGCTTAGGACCTTGAAAATGTTTGAGCAAGAAACACAGATTGTCTCTGTAGTGGAGGTAATGCTTTCGGTACATTTGCAACTCTCTCGCGAGTAGTCCGACTGCTCTCCCCTCCCGCGTACCTCCTTCATTTGCGCTTAGGTGAGTCAGCCAGGCGGCTGGGCGGTACACGAGCCGGTATCCCATCGCTCGTACCCGAAAACAGAGATCGCTGTCCTCCCGCCATGCTAGCTGGAACAGAGGATCGAAGCTTCCCGCCTGTAACACCGCATTCCGACGAAGCGAGAGATTGCAAGTCGGCGCGTGTGAAACGTCGAGCTCAATGAAGTGGTCGTACGTGGTCCACCGCCAGCCGTCAACCGCGTCAAGGGCTCGCGGATCAAGGTTGCCCACCGACTGTCGGGCCAAGTCAACAACCCGGCCGGCAACTCCCCCTACCGTCGGATCTCGGTATTCAGCCAGGTGGGCCGCGATGAACCCGGCGGGGGAAATGACGTCGTCGTCCACGAAAATCAGAATGTCACCTCGAGCGATGGTGATTGCGTGATTTCTTGCAGCTACTGTGCCCGGTCTGGGCAGAACGACGTAGATTAGTCGATCATACTGCGAGAGCTCCGGACGAAGATCCCTGAGTGGCGCCTGTTCGACGACGATCACCTCACCTTCGGGGCCGACCTGCGGCATAAGTTGGTCAATCGTTTGGAGAAGAAGCTTTGGCCTTCGGAAGGAGGCGATCACCACAGTGTACTGTAGCGTCGAAAGTTGTGCGCGCTGGTGAATCATTGATGTCCGGCAGCACGCAAGGCGGTAAGGAGACATCGCCCATACTCGGCCCAAGTTTGCAGTGCGGCCACCTCGCGTCCCCGCCCTCGATACTCGTCCCGAAAGCCACGCGACCCAATCGCCATCTGAATCAAGTGTGCGAGGGTCAGCGGATCATCGGGGGGAAAAAAGCAGGCACCGTCGCCACCAATTTCACGGAACACCGGAATGTCCGCTGCCAGGACTGGAGTGCCGACCGCCATCGCCTCAACCAATGGAAGGCCGTACCCCTCCAACTTGGACGGGAACACCTTAATGGTGGCGGCAGCGTAGAGCGGGGGTACATCTCCCTCTGGGATGTATCCAATGTGGCGTACCCACGGGCGATCAAGCCCCCAGAATGCGAGCGGTTCGGCGGGAGTTGGGCCAGCCAACACCAGTGGCACCACCCCTCCCAACTTTTCCAACGCTGCGATGAGAACGGGAATATTCTTACGCTCGTTAATGCCTCCAACGTACAGCACGAATGCATCCGGAAGACGGTAAGTGGATCGGATCCGAGCGACGTTGACGGCAGAGACGTTCCAAAACTCATCCCCGACACCCAAGGGAGCCACTGTGACTTTCGATGGCGCGAGGCCGCCATGGTGCAGGGCCTCGGCGGAAGTGCGACTAATTGTAATGATGTGATCGGCGCCACGAATCGCTCGTTCAGCGAGCTCTATCTGAGTGTCGTTGAATGTGGTGCGGTACTGCTTACCGAACGTCCGCCAGGAAACGTCCGCGACGGCTTGAAGCAGCGGAGCTTTAGTCCGTAAAGCGTTTAGGTTCATCCCGAGAACGACGTCTACCACACCTAGTTGGCGGATCCGCTCAACAGGCATTGTGAAGTAGTTCATTAGCCCTGACTGGCCACGCCCCGGCACCCAAGTAGTCGCGTATCTGATCTCCGGCGGCATCCACTCGGGCCGTGGATAGCGAGTCCCAAACGAGAATGCCGTCACCGCGGCTAGGCCCATGCTATCCCAACGACGAGCCATCTGCCGGAGGGTCTCTCGCTGCCACCGGCCAACGCCCGCCTGAACCCCCGGCAGAATATCCACGCCAACGTTCACATCATTTCCTTAGGCTCGGTGGACTATGGGAAGGCTCAAAAGGGCGAGCAGCCTTTGTGCCACTCCTACGGGGCTGACTAGCGGCCGCCAGTATGCCGCGATCGCCTGAGGATTACGCTCGCCACGGTCCCATGCATCCGACTCCTTCGAGACTGCGGCAGCAAGTGAGTGGGGGTTGTGGTAGCTACTAACCCTCCCATACGCTGTTTCGGCCACTAGTCCCGAAATGGAGGGGATTGGAGTACCGACGACTGTACCGCCAAGTGCTAGCATTTCATTCGCGACGATGGGTGACCCCTCCCATCGGGATGAGAGGAGTAGTGTCCGGGATTCTGCCATCAGATCCCGGATCCGCTCACGTGGCTGCACTCCCAGCACCTGAACGTTACGAACCTGACGAGCGAGGACCGAGAATCGCTCCTTCGCCCCTTGGCCGATAATCACAATCCTAGATCGTGAGCCCCTATTACTCAATTGACGAACAGTAGAAGCGAGTAATGCAGCATTCTTTTGCGGTGAATTCCAACGACCGATCGCGATGATTCGATCCAGCCGACCCGTCGATAGTTCGCGTGAACAGAAGCTATGTGGAACCGGGTAGGGAAGCCAATTGACTCGCTCAGCCAACTCTCCGGCACCGATCCGACGAAGTAGGTGGCGGAACTCGTCCGCGGGCCCTAGTCCACCGAATGTCGTGATATCTGCGGCCGCCGTATTTGCGACCAGTGCTCGATGTTC is part of the Humisphaera borealis genome and encodes:
- a CDS encoding glycosyltransferase, which codes for MIGLVWNAPVRLMEISVRFELYVEGLRALGMPCLTICPTGTESGYPYPTRAFGSERELVDPNFWRLSGCRAAVFITWHRMTELMAAARLAGLRVLSITDSDGHVSPRLHQWSTFRYMTFLQPTFRGKLGATKHWLDRAIFRASEEHRALVANTAAADITTFGGLGPADEFRHLLRRIGAGELAERVNWLPYPVPHSFCSRELSTGRLDRIIAIGRWNSPQKNAALLASTVRQLSNRGSRSRIVIIGQGAKERFSVLARQVRNVQVLGVQPRERIRDLMAESRTLLLSSRWEGSPIVANEMLALGGTVVGTPIPSISGLVAETAYGRVSSYHNPHSLAAAVSKESDAWDRGERNPQAIAAYWRPLVSPVGVAQRLLALLSLPIVHRA
- a CDS encoding class I SAM-dependent methyltransferase, with the protein product MLQANADRLVGILAGTDLVLDVGGWACPFNRAQWILDAEPYETRGYYRTFGGPTHQGGDKEFFSSATWVQRDICARERWPFADKQFDFAVCSHTLEDLRDPLWVCSELIRVAKRGYLEVPSREWETCRGAEHPRLAGLSHHRWLIDIEGNRIRFLQKFHLIHSHWSYSFPASHLSRMPLERTVKWIWWQDGFEFEELTIHGLDNQRAALREYVQSVAPYSAARLRFDRGCHRLNSLGSRVRRRIGRMFG
- a CDS encoding glycosyltransferase family 4 protein, giving the protein MNYFTMPVERIRQLGVVDVVLGMNLNALRTKAPLLQAVADVSWRTFGKQYRTTFNDTQIELAERAIRGADHIITISRTSAEALHHGGLAPSKVTVAPLGVGDEFWNVSAVNVARIRSTYRLPDAFVLYVGGINERKNIPVLIAALEKLGGVVPLVLAGPTPAEPLAFWGLDRPWVRHIGYIPEGDVPPLYAAATIKVFPSKLEGYGLPLVEAMAVGTPVLAADIPVFREIGGDGACFFPPDDPLTLAHLIQMAIGSRGFRDEYRGRGREVAALQTWAEYGRCLLTALRAAGHQ
- a CDS encoding glycosyltransferase family 2 protein, with the protein product MIHQRAQLSTLQYTVVIASFRRPKLLLQTIDQLMPQVGPEGEVIVVEQAPLRDLRPELSQYDRLIYVVLPRPGTVAARNHAITIARGDILIFVDDDVISPAGFIAAHLAEYRDPTVGGVAGRVVDLARQSVGNLDPRALDAVDGWRWTTYDHFIELDVSHAPTCNLSLRRNAVLQAGSFDPLFQLAWREDSDLCFRVRAMGYRLVYRPAAWLTHLSANEGGTREGRAVGLLARELQMYRKHYLHYRDNLCFLLKHFQGPKRSRWIIDAYRTYVGLSYQPWRLLAKNCAFLIALWDATRLIRFRKHSCADPQAPNASLSADTARNFRGTNAAG